From the genome of Labedella gwakjiensis:
CGATCGGCATCGTGGACCCGCCCGACTGGCTCGGCGATCCCGGGACGGCGATCTACGCGGTCATGCTCATGCTCGTCTGGCTGCAGATCGGCTACCCGGTGGTCATCTTCATGGCGGCCCTGCAGAGGGTCGACCCGGAGCTCTACGAAGCGGCCGAACTGGACGGTGCCGGGTGGTGGCGCCGGTTCTTCGCCATCACCATCCCCCAGATCCGACCGGAGGTGTTCATCGTCGTGCTCACCGCGACCGTCGGCGCGCTCAAAGTGTTCGCGCCCATCCTGATCCTCACGGGCGGTGGGCCGGAGGGGTCCACCGTCGTCCCGTCCTACTACGCCTATCGGAACTTCTTCGAGCTGTCCCAAGTGGGGTACGGCTCGGCGATCGCCACCGTCATGTCGATCGTCATCTTCGCCATCGCCGCCGTGCTCCTCGTCTGGCAGCGACGGGCCGATCGTCAGGAGGGCGTCCGATGAGCGCCGCGACCGGCACCCGCGTCCGCGCCCGGCGCTCACCCCTGCAGTGGATCCTCCTGGGAGCCGCCGTCGCGTTCGCCGTCCTCATGCTCTCCCCGTTCTGGCTGCTCGTCCTCAACGCCTTCAAGTCGGGGACGGACTACTCGTCCAACGGCCCTCTCGCCTGGCCGCAGTCGTTCACGCTGGACGCGTTCACCTCGTATCTCGCACGCGTCAACTTCCCCGTCGCTCTCGGCAACTCCATCCTCATCGCCACCGTCGTGGCCTTCGTCGGCGTGGCGCTCGCGCTCGCGAGCGCCTACGCGATCGGCATCGGCCGCGTGAAGGGGAGCGGGGCGGTCGTCGCGCTCCTCCTCATCGCCACCATGCTGCCCCACGAAGCACTCATCTACCCGCTGTTCTACGGGGCGCAGGCCACCGGCACCCTCAACACGGTGTGGTCGGTGATCATCGTCTTCGTGGTCCTGCAGGGGGCGTACGGCACGTACATCCTCGCGAGCGTCATGTCGACGGTGCCGAAGGAGCTCCTCGAAGCGGCGGCCATCGACGGCGCGAACCGCTGGCAGATCCTCTGGCGGGTCGTGTTCCCCGTGCTGCGGCCCACCCTCAGCGTGCTCGTCGTGTTCTTCTTCATCTGGACCTGGAACGAGTTCTACATCCCGCTGATCCTCCTCAACGACCCCACGTCGCAGACCGTGCCCATCGCGCTCTCGACGCTCCGTGGACAGCATTCGATCGACGTGACGGTGGTCAACGCCGGATCGCTGCTGTCGCTCATCCCCACGCTCGTCTTCTTCCTCATCTTCCAGCGCACGCTCAGTCGCGGCGTGACGGCTGGATCCGTCAAGTGACGCCGCCCGGCGACACGCATCCGACAAGGAGTCCCATGTTCACCCCCTGGTCACCCACCCCACGCGCGCGCGGAGTGCGCAGCCGATCCATCAACGCGGAGAACCCGCACGGCGCGATCGGAGGTGCCGCGAGGACGGCTTCCCCGCTCGGGACCGGACGGAAGGGAACCGCGTTCCTCCCGCTGCCGGCCAACGAGACCCTCGTGCTCGCCGACATCGACGGCCCCGGTGTGATCCGCCACATCTGGATCACGGTGGCCGACGCGACCGAGGCCGGTCCCTTCGTCCTCCGGGATCTCGTGTTGCGTGCCTACTGGGACGGTTCGGAGGCCCCCGCCGTCGACGTCCCTCTCGGCGACTTCTTCTGCAACGGCTTCGCGACGCGAGCTCGTGTGACATCGATGCCCATCGTCGTGGCGCCGACCGGAGGGATGAACTCGTACTTCCCCATGCCCTTCCGGCGCTCGGCGCGACTCGAACTCGTGAGTCAGCACGGGGGAGATCTGCCGCACGTCTTCTTCCAGGTCGACTACACGACGGGCGACGATCTCGCGGAGGACGTCGAGTACTTCCACGCGCAGTGGCGCCGCTCCAACGGGACGACCGCGCGCGGGGAGGACCACGTGATCCTCGACGGAGTCAGCGGGAGTGGGACGTACGTGGGGACGTATGTCGCGCTCGCCTCCCTGCAGCGCTACTGGTGGGGGGAGGGCGAGGTGAAGTTCTTCATCGACGCGGACGAGGAGTACCCGACCCTGTGCAGCACCGGACTCGAGGACTATGCCGGTGGCGCCTGGGCGTTCCAGGACGAACTTCGTTCGTCGCCGGAGCCTGCGATCCTCACGTTCGATTCGAACTTCTTCGGATACCCGTTCCACAGCACCCGCGACCGGACGAAGGCGTCGCCCTTCTCGACGGAGGCCGTACCCATGCACGCCCTCTACCGGTGGCACCTCCCCGATCCGATCTACTTCGACGAGCGCATCCGGGTGACCCTCCAGCAGATCGGCGCGTGGGACTTCGGACTCTTCGAGAGGCAGGACGACATCAGCACCGTCGCCTACTGGTACCAGTCGGGCACGGCTGCTCCGTTCCCCTCGTTGCCGTCCGCGTCCGAACGCTGGCCGCGTTGACGCGGCGTCGCGCGGGCCGCGCCCCACCGTTATCCGACAGGCGTAGGCTAAAAGCAACGGAGCCGGCGCCCTCGTCTCCGTGCTGATGGGAACACGACGCCGGACCCCGGCCTTCGCGAACCCACAAGGAGAATCATGCGCGCCGTCGTCTTCGAGCAGTACAACACCTTCCCCTCCCTCGGCGAGGTGGAACGACCGACTCCGGGACCGGGTGAGGTCCTGCTCAAGGTGGCAGGCGCCGGCGCCTGCCACTCCGACGTCGCCATCTACAAGGAGTTCCAGGAGGGCCAGCCCGGTTCGATGCCGCCGTCGTTCGTCCTCGGTCACGAGAACTCCGGCTGGATCGAGGAGGTCGGCCCCGGGGTCGACGGCTTCACGAAGGGCGACGCCTACCTCGTCTACGGGCCGGTCGGCTGCGGGCACTGCAAGATGTGCTCCAAGGGCCAGGACACCTACTGCGAGAACGCCGCGACCATGCCG
Proteins encoded in this window:
- a CDS encoding carbohydrate ABC transporter permease — translated: MSPRTTARRQAPYLLYLLPIACGFLLVVIAPFVMNVAVSLFRWKGGLAPMRWYGLGNYTDLLADEQFWRSFSNSIAMIVAIVVIPTAIGVVLAALLFDYLGKTFGTRVASFLRATYYLPQILPIAVAGFIWSWILDTRNGALNATLHAIGIVDPPDWLGDPGTAIYAVMLMLVWLQIGYPVVIFMAALQRVDPELYEAAELDGAGWWRRFFAITIPQIRPEVFIVVLTATVGALKVFAPILILTGGGPEGSTVVPSYYAYRNFFELSQVGYGSAIATVMSIVIFAIAAVLLVWQRRADRQEGVR
- a CDS encoding carbohydrate ABC transporter permease; this encodes MSAATGTRVRARRSPLQWILLGAAVAFAVLMLSPFWLLVLNAFKSGTDYSSNGPLAWPQSFTLDAFTSYLARVNFPVALGNSILIATVVAFVGVALALASAYAIGIGRVKGSGAVVALLLIATMLPHEALIYPLFYGAQATGTLNTVWSVIIVFVVLQGAYGTYILASVMSTVPKELLEAAAIDGANRWQILWRVVFPVLRPTLSVLVVFFFIWTWNEFYIPLILLNDPTSQTVPIALSTLRGQHSIDVTVVNAGSLLSLIPTLVFFLIFQRTLSRGVTAGSVK
- a CDS encoding glycoside hydrolase family 172 protein, with the translated sequence MFTPWSPTPRARGVRSRSINAENPHGAIGGAARTASPLGTGRKGTAFLPLPANETLVLADIDGPGVIRHIWITVADATEAGPFVLRDLVLRAYWDGSEAPAVDVPLGDFFCNGFATRARVTSMPIVVAPTGGMNSYFPMPFRRSARLELVSQHGGDLPHVFFQVDYTTGDDLAEDVEYFHAQWRRSNGTTARGEDHVILDGVSGSGTYVGTYVALASLQRYWWGEGEVKFFIDADEEYPTLCSTGLEDYAGGAWAFQDELRSSPEPAILTFDSNFFGYPFHSTRDRTKASPFSTEAVPMHALYRWHLPDPIYFDERIRVTLQQIGAWDFGLFERQDDISTVAYWYQSGTAAPFPSLPSASERWPR